Below is a window of Blastopirellula marina DNA.
GGGGCCCCATCGATTACGGCGAAGTCCATCAGCAGGGTGGCGTTCTCGTAATGTATCTCGAAGGCGTGGGTGAAGCTTCGCGTGGCTTGGTGCAACACACCACTGGTCGCAGTTACCACGTAATCTTGTTCGGCAAAACCGAATTGCGTGGTGCAGTACTCCACGCAATCTCCGTTCATGCGACCGACGCTGCTGACGCTGGTCGGCATGCCGAACATCAAGCGAATGAAGTGGGCGTCGTGGATATGAAGGTCCAACAGCGGACCACCGACCTTTTCAAGATCGAAGAAATCTTTCAACCAGCTAGGATTGCTGATCAAACGCTTGAAATGGCCCCCTAAAAGCTTGCCAAACTTGCCGCTACGGGCTGCTTCCAACGCGAAATTGAACTCAGCAAAGAAAGGTAGAACATGCGCAGTCAGCATCAGCTTGCCGCTCTTGTCGGCCGCCTTTTGCATTGCTTTAGCGGCTTTCGTACTCAGGGCGATCGGTTTCTCGACTAGCACGTGTTTGCCTGCATTGAGTGCAGCAATGGTTGCTTCTTCGTGCATTGCCGGTGGCAAGCAAATGTCGACCATGTCGATCGAATCGTCGGCGAGCAACTCTTCAATCGTCGCGTAGACATTCATCTTCGAGACGTCGATCTTCTCGCCAGGAGGGCCGAAATTGCCTTGGATGCCGCGCCAATCCCCTTTTTGCTTTTTGGGATCTCGCGAACAGAACGCAGCCACCTGTATTCCGCGTATCTTCTGATACGCTAGGTAATGGATCCAACTCATAAACCCAACGCCGACGATTCCAACCTTAATCATGGGTGCTTTCCTCTTACGATCGATCTTTGAACTAACGGGGTACTTGGCGAGAATGCGAAGGGCATTGATGGGAGGGATGTTTGACACCACCTATGTGCCGAAATAGTCTCTTGCAGGATTGCTGTACTATGAACGACGGCCTGAGCAGTGGCAACCCAGTCAAAGGTAGGAACTTAATATCTTATGGCGCGAAAAGACTTGCACTCGTCGGCTGATTTGCCACTTGAGACTCCACGAACCTGGCTGCGCAGGATCGAAATTGGGGACTTCAATCGCGTATTAGCCATCTACGGAGACGAGCAGAGTGCCCAATTCGATTTCTATGGGCCATTCGGTGCCGCCGACGTAGAGCAGATGATCTTGTCTCAGTCCGATATCTATCTCGGAGATCCTGGTGTTCCTGTCTATTTAGCGGTACTTGAACGTGAAACAGGTGAGTTGATAGGAGTTATCAATCTAACCATCGATAGTCCTATCGATCGACAAGGCTCCATCGGGTTTGTGTTTGATCGCGCGTTCCACGGCCACGGATATGCATTTGAAGGAGCGAATGCGGCACTGCAGTTCGCTTTCACGAAGTTAGAGCTCCATCGTATGATTGCCGCTTGTGATACACGTAATGAGCGATCATGGAAGCTGATGGAACGACTTGGAATGCGCAGAGAGGCTCATTTCGTTCACGATGGCTACAGCGCAGACGAGAACATGTGGACGGACAGTTTCATCTACGCGATGCTCGACCACGAGTGGCGACCAAATGCTTGATGCGATCGCTGCCGGGGTCAGTCGACCTGCGTGACTTTCTCGAACCTTGGGAAGGCATCGTCCCACATGGTGGGTGTCTTCGGAGTGTAGGTGACAACGGGGAAACTGTTACGAATGACTTCTCGCCCCTCGGCCAAACTGTCGATGTCTCCGGCGGCCACGGCTTGCAGCATTAAATTGCCAATCGCCGTAGCTTCAACAGGACCTGCGACAACTTGGCAATTGCACGCATCGGCGGCCATCTGGCAAAGCAATTGGTTTTGCGTGCCTCCGCCGACGATATGAATCGTGTTGATCTTCGTACCGGTCAAGTCTTGGAGTTTGCGATGAACCACTCGGTATCGCATCGCCAGGCTCTCTAGCACGCAGCGGATGACTGCCCCATCGTTTTGCGGAACGATCTGGCCAGTTCGTTCGCAGAAATCGCGAATTTCGGCGGGCATGTCTTGCGGAGCGACGAAGTCGGCGTGATCTGGATTCACAAAGCTGGCTAGTGGTGTGGCTTCCTGCGACATTCGCACCAAGTCGGAATAACCGTACTCATGGCCGCGCTGTTTCCAGATGCGTCGGCATTCCTGAACCAGCCACAAGCCGGCGATGTTCTTCAGCAATCGTGTGGTGCCGTAAACCCCACCTTCATTCGTATAGTTGAACTCGGCACATTGCTCGTTGATGATCGGATGAGGTGTTTCCACGCCCATTAACGACCAGGTTCCACTGGAGATATAGCACCAATCCGGCATCTGACCGGGTGAGCTTTCCGCTGGGACAGCGACCACTGCCGAGGCCGTATCGTGGGTGCCTGGTCGGACGACCTTAGTTCCGTTGAGTCCGATTTGTTCCAGCACGGTGTCACGTAGTGGTCCGACAACGGTGCCTGGATCGACGATCTCGCCAAAGATCTTCTCAGGCAAACCCAAGCCATCGATCAACTTCTTCGACCACGATTTGGTAACGGGATTGAATAGTTGGGTTGTCGTGGCGTTGGTCAGCTCATTTCCTTTTTCGCCGGTTAACAACCAATGAAATAGGTCGGGCATCATCAGGAAGTGCTCGGCGGCTTCCAGAACCGAACTGTTTGCTTCTTTCATGGCCAGCAGTTGGTACAGCGTGTTGATCTCCATGAACTGGAGACCGGTCTCGGCGAAGATCTCCTCACGGCTGACCTTCGCGAATGCTCGCTCGAACATGCCGCTGGTGCGTGGATCGCGGTAATGATAGGGATTGCCTAGCAGTTCATCATTGCGACCGAGAAGGGCGTAATCGACGCCCCATGTATCGACACCTACACTGCTAATCTCGCTGCCGAACTTGGTACCTGAAGCGCTCAGCCCGTCTTTGATGTTCTGCCACAACTGCAAGAGATCCCAGTGCAGATGGCCCGCCAACGCGATTGGCCCGTTGTCAAACCGATGAACCTCTTCCAATTGCAGTTTGGAACCATCAAAACGGCCTCCGAGAACACGGCCACTTGAAGCACCCAAGTCAACAGCGAGGTAAGTCTTTTTCGACATAGCAGAAGGTATATTCAATGCAGGATGAGGGGGCAGAAACCCTGGCAGACCAAGGAAATGGCCCAGCGAGGAAGTGGGTATTGCAGTGTAATGGACGCACGCGGTGTCAACAATCGTTGCGGAGTGGCATATTTGCTAACAAACTTGCGAAAGCCCTATTCGCCTGAACCGGGTAATCGACGTAAAACTGTTGGAAGGCTTGGGCCCGGACTGCCGAAACCAACATTGATGCGACAACTTCCGAAAAACCAGCTCAACTAGCTAGAAAAACCGCCTGTGGACCCACTAGAAATCCTAGCACTCGACCTGATTGTGATTCTCGCTGCAGGATTCCTATCGGGGGCGTTATGTCGATATTTCCACTTCTCGACGATCGTCGGCTATTTGATTGTCGGTGCAATCATCGGAGAAGGTGGGCTGGGCTTTCTCCATACCGAGAGTCACGACTTGCAGATGCTGGCCGAAATGGGGGCTCTGTTCCTTCTGTTCTCGATCGGTACGGAAATCTCATGGGAGGAATTAAAGCACGTCGGGCCATGGATTCTGATCGCTGGCTTCATCCAGTTGATCGCGGTGAGTATTCCGGCCAGCTTACTTTTTGCCTTAATCGGAATTCCATGGCAGGGAGCCTGTCTGATGGGGGCCGCCGTCGCGTTGAGTTCAACAGTGCTCGTGTTCCGCGCCTTGCATGAACAGAACGTCGCCACTTCGCCCGCTGGTATCCGAAGTGTCGGTATCTTGCTCTTTCAGGACATGGCAATCGTGCCGTTGATGCTGGCCGTGCCGCTGTTATCGGCCACGGGGGAACACTCCAGCTACGAGTTTGTGCGTCTGGGACTGGTCTCTTTACTATTCGTGACGACAATCCCGGTACTGGCTTTCGTGACCCATCGCTTCGCTTTGCCGCTCTTCTCGTTGCTGCGAAGCCGAGAATTGTTGCTCCTATTTGCCCTCGCGCTGCTAGGCGGTGGCTGTTTCGTGGCCCACCGTTTGGGACTGCCGGCCGCCTTTGGGGCATTCGGTGCCGGGCTAATTCTTGGAGGAAATCGCTTTACGCAACAGGTCGACGCACTGACACTTCCGTTTCGTGAAAGCTTCGCCGCGGTGTTCTTCATCTCATTGGGCGGTTTGCTCAATTTTGCGCTCCTATTGGAAGATCCGCTGGTGGTGATCATCGGCTTCCCTTTGGTGCTGCTTGTGAAAACCTTCGGAGCCGGGCTCGCCTTGAAGCTTTCGGGCATGAACTGGCGAGTTGCCTTGCTAATGGGATTGGGACTCTCGCAGATCGGCGAATTGAGCTTCCTGCTTCTGTCTGAAGGGATGGACTCCGACTTGATTGATGAAACCAACTACAACCAAATGTTGGTTCTCGCGATCGGGACGATGATCATTACGCCAGGGCTAATTAAGTTCGCCGTTCGTAAGCTGGGGGATCACGAGTCGCTTCACACGAAGAAGGAAGAGAAGCCAATCGAGGCCCGGGAGTCAATTCGCGAGGCTGTTATCATCGGGGTTGGACCGGTTGCCCGACAGGTTGCTTCGCGGATTGAAACCTCAGGGGCGGATGTTCGCTTCATCGACTTGAATTCAGTGAATACCTACCCTCTGATCCAAGCTGGGTTTCGAGCGGTCACGGGCGATGCGACGAAGCGATCAACATTGCGCGAAGCCGAGATCGCCCATGCCAATCTCGCTTTGGTTGCGGTTCCCGACGACGAGGCGTCCGTCCAGATCGTTAAGAATATCCGCAGCATGAACCGACACTGCACCATCCTAGCCCGCTGCCGCTATCAGCGAAATCGCGAACGCCTTCACCTGGTTGGGGCGGACTACGTGACCGACGAAGAGTCGCAAACCGCCCTCATGTTGATTGGCATGATCGAGAAGCTGGAATCGAGTCACTCGTTCTAGATCGATTGGCTTACAAGAGGGGGTATTTCTGGTCGCACCCCTACAACCGGCAAAATTCATCCTGAAGATCATTGCCCTGCGTAACCGATGAAAATTCACGGCATCGAACCTATTGTTGACTAAGTTTGTCATGTTAGTTAACAATAAATCTAAGGGCTTCAAACCCATGCAACTGATTAGCCTCACCACGGACTTTCCAATTCAAGTGAACGCCATGTCGGCCGGCAAAGTAACTCCAGATACAGCAACGACTTCCGAGATGCTCGAGCCCACGCCAGAGCTTTTCGCCGAACTCGAGGAAGCCTCCCAGCGGCTAGAAACCGCCGAGCCTGCGGAGATTATCCGCTGGGGTGCCGAGCGTTTCGGCCAGAAGCTCACGATGGGGACGGCATTTGGCCCGGAAGGGTGCGTGATTCTTTACTTGCTTTCCCAAATCGCGCCCGATACGCCCGTTTTTAATCTCGATACGGGTTACCAGTTTCAAGAGACGCTCGATGTCCGGGATCAGATTCGCGAGAAATTCGGCATCGACGTCAAGCTGCTCAAGCCAGAGCACACGGTGGAAGAGTACGAAAAAATCCATGGCGGGCCACTCTACAAAACGAACCCCACGCAGTGCTGCTTCGATCGGAAGATCAAAGTGCTGCAGCGCGGTGCCGCGGGTAACCATGCTTGGATTAGTGCGATACGTCGCGATCAAAGCCCTGACCGTGCGAAAGCGAGCATCGTTGGCTGGGATAAGAAGTTTGGGTTGGTGAAGATCAATCCACTGGCCAACCAGACGAAGTCCTGGGTCTGGCGAATGATCACCGAGAACGAGATTCCATACAACGTCTTGCACGATCAAGGGTACACCAGCATCGGTTGCTGGCCATGCACCCGGGCCGTGATGGCCGGCGAGGATGAACGTGCCGGACGCTGGAGTGGCACAGGAAAAACGGAGTGCGGGCTGCACACCTTAGACGATAGTCCTAACGTATAAGCGAGCCATGAACGTTTCAGCGAAAACAGAATATGCCTGTATCGCGATGATCGAACTGGCGGCCCGCTATGAAGCAGGTCAGCCGGCTCGATTGCGTGAGATCGTTGAAGCCCAGCGGATTCCGCAGCCGTTTCTCGTGCAGATTATGTCTCAGCTAAAGGCAGCCGGACTCGTTGTCAGCACACGAGGGGCAACCGGCGGCTATCGACTCGCGAAGGCCCCAGATCGAATCTCTCTGGCTGACGTTTTTCATGTCGTGGAAGGGGCAGGGGATCAAGCCGACTCTAACCTGCAAAAGCCTTCGCCGGCGACGGAAGCGTTATGCGGTGTCTGGAGCCAAATCTGCCAGGCTCGCTCGAAGATTCTGGAGGAAGTCACACTAGCTAACCTCGCCGCACGCGTTGCGGAACAGCCGGACGAGATGTTTTACATCTAGTCATAAGACTTTCTCGATCTTTCTGCGGACTACGGCAACCGATGCCCCATCTTGTCTCGCTTGGTATCGAGATACTTTTGGTTGTGCGGATTGGTTTCCGCCATGATCGCAACCTGATCGACCACCTCTAGATCGAAACCGCCGTAGATGAATGCGTCGGTCTTCTTAGGGTTGTTCGTAAGTAACCGAATCTTGCTCAGGCCGAGATCTTTGAGAATTTGGATGCCGACACCGTAGTCACGCATGTCGCTCTTAAAACCAAGAGCATGATTCGCTTCCACCGTATCGAGACCCTGATCCTGAAGAGCGTACGCCCGGATTTTGGCTTTCAAACCAATGCCACGCCCTTCCTGCGGTAGATAAACGACGGCTCCGACACCTTCTTCGCTGATTCGACGAAGGGCCATATCCAACTGGTCACCGCAATCGCAGCGGAGCGAAGCGACAAGATCGCCAGTAAAGCAGCTGCTATGAAGGCGAACCAAAGGCGCGTCGACTGACGATAGATCGCCCATCGCCAGGACGATTGGTTCCTGCGTTTCATACTTCACATCGTAGACGATGATATCGAATTCGCCGTATTTTGTGGGCAACTTGGCTTCCGCACCACGCTCGACCAGCTTCTCGTTCACGCGACGATGCGAGATCAATTGCTCGATCGAGATGATCTCCAGATCATGCTTCTTCGCTAACGCGATCAGTTCGTCGCGCGAGGCTCGATCCCCTTCTTCGTTGAGGATCTCACAGAGGGAGGCGGCCGGGGTGAGTCCTGCCATGCGGGCCAGATCGACCGAGGCTTCGGTATGCCCGGCACGTCGTAAGACACCTCCTTCCTTAGCGAGTAGGGGATAAACGTGTCCTGGTCTAACGAAGTCATCTGCGGTCGAATTGGGATCGACCATCGACATGATCGTGTCTGATCGCTCGCGTGCTGTGATTCCCGTACGAGCAGTCTTGTGGTCGATCGGCGTTGTGAAGGCCGTACGCAAAGGAGCGTTGTTGTTCTCGACCAGCGGAGTGAGTTCTAGTCGCTCGCAAATGTCGGGTAGACACGCCGCACAGAGCAGACCCCGCCCTTGAGTGATCATGAAGTTAACGACTTCTGGGGTCGTTTTTTCTGCTGCAGCGACAAAGTCCCCCTCGTTTTCCCGGTCTTCCGCATCGACCACAATGATGACTTTTCCGGCTTTGATCGCGTCGACGGCCGCCTGGACGGTGGAGAAACGGTGAGTCACGGGAAGCAGTCTCCTGAAAACTTGGGGCAATGCCGATTAAAAAAGGGATGCCCTTCGCGACCTTCGGGGTTAATAATTGGGCTAGATCGGCGGAATAACTCATTATAGGAACCGTAGATTCGCGGCATAGTTCACCTTGACGGAGTCCCATGTGACTGGTTGGAAAATAACATCATTCGCGGCGATTACGTTGCTCGTCTGCGGGGCATTCGCCCGGGCCGAGGAGCTTGCCGTGCGAATGGTCCCAAATCAGCTAATTGCAGAACGGGCAGACAAGACCCTGCGGGCTGATGTGTACCTTCCCGCTGGCGAAGGTCCGTTTCCTGCCGTGTTGATGATTCATGGTGGTGCGTGGGCTGGCGGCTCGCGAAGCAACATGGCGGGCAACGCCTTATTTCTCGCAAATAACGGCTACGCAGTCGCTTCGATTTCCTATCGATTCGCACCCAGCCACGTGTTCCCGGCTCAGTTAGAAGATTGCCGAGAAGGCTTAAAATGGCTGGTCGAACACGCGGAGCAGTTCCATATCGATACCAATCGAATTGCAAGTTGGGGGCACTCGGCCGGAGGTCACTTAGCCTGCCTAGTGGCTGCAACCGATGCTGAGAAAGATCCTGAGGCTCCTCAACTGAAAGCAGTGGTCGCAGGAGCGGCACCATGCGACTTCACGAACGAACCGCTGGAAAGCCGGCGTCTGTCGTTCTTCCTGGGGGGCTCCAGAGCCGAAAAGCCGGGCGCGTACGTCATGGCTTCGCCCATTTCGCATGTGACCGCCAAGTGTCCGCCGATCTTTTTCTTCCATGGGACAGAAGACAATGTGGTGCCGATCGAGGAAGCTCAGGTGATGCACGACAAATTGTCGAGTCTTGGTATACCGACCGTTTTCTACAAATCTCAGGGCCGAGGTCATATCGGTAGCCTGATCGATCCGGAGGCCCGTCGAGAGGCATTGAAATTCCTCGACGGACAGCTCAAACTCGGTGGGTCGTAATTGGCCTGGGAACCGTTTCTCGCCGAGGCATCGAACCGGATGTGATTTCTCTGGTCATCACTCGAATCGCGTCCATACACCTGGTTTGCGGACGGCAAGCCCACTTGAGATGGCAGGAAATGCATGAGTGACGCGGCAAGCCAAGGGCCAGGACTCGATGTCGAAGAATACATCGAGCAGCAGCACTTCTTTCAGGGCGTTCAATCGGGATTAGATGACAATCGTCCGATGCAAGACATCCTGAAGTCGATGCGTGACGAGATTCTCGTGACCACCAAGTTGCCGATGGCGATCGACTATCTGGCCGCCGAATTGCGCCACAGCGGCCTATTTTACCCAGCGATGAAGCGTTTGGCTCACTATTTTACGGGGTTTCAAACGTTCATTGTGGAGTCGTCGGAAGACGATCGAGGAAAGTTCGATTTCTTGTCGGGACTTGAAATCTTAAAACTGGAGGCCAAGCTGCGGGCCGAGCATATCTCGGCTCAGAGCTTGTTTCTCTATCAGTTCGAGACCATTTGTCGGCATCGTTTGAAGTACGATCAGGGATTCGCCGCAATGGCATCCGATCCGATGTACGACGAACATTGGCGGCGATTTTTGGAGATCAATCGCCGAAGAGTCGGGCTGATCGATATCGCCGACATGATTTATACCCGTAGCGAGCATTACATTACGCAGCAGATTCGTCGTGGCGGCAATTTGCCTGGCTCGGACTTTCCTCCCCTTTTTGGTGAACGCGAAGGTCGGATTGCGCTGGCCAATCGGAAACGTGATCCGCTACTGCTCTTTTCCGCTTTGCAGCGTCAGATGGGCTACCCCAAGGTGCCGGTCAAGCGGAAGGTAGATGAGGCCCAGTTCCTGATTCCGCAGATGATGCGACGAATGGAACGGTTGGAAGCACGCATCAAGTTACTGGAAGACGAAAATCGTGGCGGCATCGATCTGACTAAGTTCTATCAGTCCGATAAGGGGGCCCCTAATTTCGATGATTTCGGGGACTGATAGCATCTCTTTGCCCGCCGCCCGCGGGTGCCGAAAAGTGTCCACCGAGTGGTAAGAGACGCCTAAATTGGATATGTGTGTCCATTTTTGGTGGTAATTGCGGTAATTTCTCCCTATTTTGCCCGTGTTCTCCTGGACGTCTTGTTCTCCGCCAGGGGGGAGATTGATAGACTATAGGTGTGCGTGAACCCCGAAAAATCGGCATAACCGGCAAATTTGTCACAGAAACGATAGGGGCCTCGTCGAAATCACATTTAGTAAATGCCGTTGCGATGGCAATGTGTTTCGGAAACCATCAGACAGATTGAAGGCGGATCGTTGCCAAAGAGGGCAGGGATCAATCGGCTTTTTCAGAGGCCATGAAGACCAAAAGGGATTTCGTCCGGCAGAACGCTGACGGGGATTCTGTCCACCACAGCACGGTGTGCGGTATCGCCGTGGTAGCCATGCTGTCACCTGAGGACGCTTCGAGGGTAGCCCTTCAAAGCGACACTCATTCTGCGGAATCAGGTCTTCACGCCCGATTTGCCGATTGCCTTGATTCGCAACTGTTTGATGCCCAGCGGATCGGTGCCTGCCGTCTTTTCAGCCAGCGGCTATCCCAGATCGGGATGGCTTCCAGCCCAAATTGCGTGGCGGACATTCATAACATTTGGTTAAGTAGTCACTCGCGAATTTTCGCATCGTTCACAGCTTCGCCAGCATCGCAAGGTCAGCGCCTTAACGCTATCCGATCTGCGCTCATTAGTCGCAGGCATCGCGATCTTCATAAATTCAATAGCAATCCAGTTGTTCCTCGGATACCCCGATAGATCATGTCCACCACTACCGAAAATACGACTGCCCTCAAAGACGTTCAGCCCCTGGAAGAAGCCACCGTACGCTTCTGTGGCGACTCTGGGGACGGGATGCAGTTGGCCGGGACTCAATTCTCGAACACTTCAGCACTCGCTGGGAACGATATCGCGACGTTCCCAGACTTCCCGGCTGAAATCCGCGCCCCGCGTGGAACATTGGCCGGGGTGAGCGGATTTCAGATTCACTTTGCTTCCCATGATATCTTTACACCGGGTGAGACGGTCGACGCCCTGGTGGCGATGAACCCGGCTGCCCTAAAGACGAATCTGGGCGATCTCCGCCGTAACGGCGTGCTGATCATTAACAGCGACGCGTTCGATAAGAAGGCCCTTGGCCAAGCGGGTTACGAGTCCAATCCGATCGACGACGATTCGCTGAGCGGATTCCAAGTGTTCGCTGT
It encodes the following:
- a CDS encoding Gfo/Idh/MocA family protein, which encodes MIKVGIVGVGFMSWIHYLAYQKIRGIQVAAFCSRDPKKQKGDWRGIQGNFGPPGEKIDVSKMNVYATIEELLADDSIDMVDICLPPAMHEEATIAALNAGKHVLVEKPIALSTKAAKAMQKAADKSGKLMLTAHVLPFFAEFNFALEAARSGKFGKLLGGHFKRLISNPSWLKDFFDLEKVGGPLLDLHIHDAHFIRLMFGMPTSVSSVGRMNGDCVEYCTTQFGFAEQDYVVTATSGVLHQATRSFTHAFEIHYENATLLMDFAVIDGAPVSSMPLTVLPRKGKSKQPKLKSTDPIDSFVAELKEVEKSILTGEPSSILAGDLAVDALVLCQKQADSVAKGKAVRV
- a CDS encoding alpha/beta hydrolase, which encodes MVPNQLIAERADKTLRADVYLPAGEGPFPAVLMIHGGAWAGGSRSNMAGNALFLANNGYAVASISYRFAPSHVFPAQLEDCREGLKWLVEHAEQFHIDTNRIASWGHSAGGHLACLVAATDAEKDPEAPQLKAVVAGAAPCDFTNEPLESRRLSFFLGGSRAEKPGAYVMASPISHVTAKCPPIFFFHGTEDNVVPIEEAQVMHDKLSSLGIPTVFYKSQGRGHIGSLIDPEARREALKFLDGQLKLGGS
- a CDS encoding RrF2 family transcriptional regulator; the encoded protein is MNVSAKTEYACIAMIELAARYEAGQPARLREIVEAQRIPQPFLVQIMSQLKAAGLVVSTRGATGGYRLAKAPDRISLADVFHVVEGAGDQADSNLQKPSPATEALCGVWSQICQARSKILEEVTLANLAARVAEQPDEMFYI
- the rhaB gene encoding rhamnulokinase; this translates as MSKKTYLAVDLGASSGRVLGGRFDGSKLQLEEVHRFDNGPIALAGHLHWDLLQLWQNIKDGLSASGTKFGSEISSVGVDTWGVDYALLGRNDELLGNPYHYRDPRTSGMFERAFAKVSREEIFAETGLQFMEINTLYQLLAMKEANSSVLEAAEHFLMMPDLFHWLLTGEKGNELTNATTTQLFNPVTKSWSKKLIDGLGLPEKIFGEIVDPGTVVGPLRDTVLEQIGLNGTKVVRPGTHDTASAVVAVPAESSPGQMPDWCYISSGTWSLMGVETPHPIINEQCAEFNYTNEGGVYGTTRLLKNIAGLWLVQECRRIWKQRGHEYGYSDLVRMSQEATPLASFVNPDHADFVAPQDMPAEIRDFCERTGQIVPQNDGAVIRCVLESLAMRYRVVHRKLQDLTGTKINTIHIVGGGTQNQLLCQMAADACNCQVVAGPVEATAIGNLMLQAVAAGDIDSLAEGREVIRNSFPVVTYTPKTPTMWDDAFPRFEKVTQVD
- the ribA gene encoding GTP cyclohydrolase II, producing MTHRFSTVQAAVDAIKAGKVIIVVDAEDRENEGDFVAAAEKTTPEVVNFMITQGRGLLCAACLPDICERLELTPLVENNNAPLRTAFTTPIDHKTARTGITARERSDTIMSMVDPNSTADDFVRPGHVYPLLAKEGGVLRRAGHTEASVDLARMAGLTPAASLCEILNEEGDRASRDELIALAKKHDLEIISIEQLISHRRVNEKLVERGAEAKLPTKYGEFDIIVYDVKYETQEPIVLAMGDLSSVDAPLVRLHSSCFTGDLVASLRCDCGDQLDMALRRISEEGVGAVVYLPQEGRGIGLKAKIRAYALQDQGLDTVEANHALGFKSDMRDYGVGIQILKDLGLSKIRLLTNNPKKTDAFIYGGFDLEVVDQVAIMAETNPHNQKYLDTKRDKMGHRLP
- a CDS encoding phosphoadenylyl-sulfate reductase, whose translation is MSAGKVTPDTATTSEMLEPTPELFAELEEASQRLETAEPAEIIRWGAERFGQKLTMGTAFGPEGCVILYLLSQIAPDTPVFNLDTGYQFQETLDVRDQIREKFGIDVKLLKPEHTVEEYEKIHGGPLYKTNPTQCCFDRKIKVLQRGAAGNHAWISAIRRDQSPDRAKASIVGWDKKFGLVKINPLANQTKSWVWRMITENEIPYNVLHDQGYTSIGCWPCTRAVMAGEDERAGRWSGTGKTECGLHTLDDSPNV
- a CDS encoding GNAT family N-acetyltransferase, giving the protein MARKDLHSSADLPLETPRTWLRRIEIGDFNRVLAIYGDEQSAQFDFYGPFGAADVEQMILSQSDIYLGDPGVPVYLAVLERETGELIGVINLTIDSPIDRQGSIGFVFDRAFHGHGYAFEGANAALQFAFTKLELHRMIAACDTRNERSWKLMERLGMRREAHFVHDGYSADENMWTDSFIYAMLDHEWRPNA
- a CDS encoding cation:proton antiporter, whose amino-acid sequence is MDPLEILALDLIVILAAGFLSGALCRYFHFSTIVGYLIVGAIIGEGGLGFLHTESHDLQMLAEMGALFLLFSIGTEISWEELKHVGPWILIAGFIQLIAVSIPASLLFALIGIPWQGACLMGAAVALSSTVLVFRALHEQNVATSPAGIRSVGILLFQDMAIVPLMLAVPLLSATGEHSSYEFVRLGLVSLLFVTTIPVLAFVTHRFALPLFSLLRSRELLLLFALALLGGGCFVAHRLGLPAAFGAFGAGLILGGNRFTQQVDALTLPFRESFAAVFFISLGGLLNFALLLEDPLVVIIGFPLVLLVKTFGAGLALKLSGMNWRVALLMGLGLSQIGELSFLLLSEGMDSDLIDETNYNQMLVLAIGTMIITPGLIKFAVRKLGDHESLHTKKEEKPIEARESIREAVIIGVGPVARQVASRIETSGADVRFIDLNSVNTYPLIQAGFRAVTGDATKRSTLREAEIAHANLALVAVPDDEASVQIVKNIRSMNRHCTILARCRYQRNRERLHLVGADYVTDEESQTALMLIGMIEKLESSHSF